The Agromyces sp. G08B096 DNA window CCCGCCGTGTGTATAATAGTCGTGATAGGTCGCACCCGCTCGGGCGCGGCCTTTCGCGCGTCTACCGCTTGCGGCGGTCGACCTCGGCACGGAGCCGGGTGACCTCCGAGCGCAGCTGCTCCACTTCAGAGATCAGCGCAGCCAGCGAGTTCTGAGCATGCGCTGCGGCCACCGCCAGCAGCACCTCCGGCTTCGGGTCATGCCCGATGTTCCCGAGCACCTGCAGCGCCGAGCTACTCCCGTTGAGCGCGTTCCCGATCATCTTCGCCTGCGACTTCGCAGCAGTGAGGTTGGCAGTCATGCCCGAAGCGTATCGACGGCGACCGACATGGGAGGCCACCATGTCTCGTGGACTCCCCCGAGGCTTCGCCCTCGTGTACGCCGCAGCGTTCATGCTCCTCACCGCGGTCTCCCGCGTGATGCGGCACCTCCGACACCCCCGGTAGGGAGGGCGACGTGGCCGACGCATCGAAGCTGTTCGACAACCCCGAGTTCGTGACCGACGTTCTCGATGTCGACGGCATCAGCGGCGACAAGGTCGCAGCGAAGTGGGGCATCGCGAAGTCCGCGGTCAACAAGTGGCGGCGCCGTGCTCGCGAAGGTCAGCCGCTCCCCGGCCAGAAGGCACCCACAACGTATGTCGGCGGCAACTCGGAAGAGGCGAGTTCGGACGGCACCATCAAACAGGCTGTCCGCATGTCCGACACCCCGTGGGGGCTCGACGAGTGGCGCGCATGGCTGCGGTCGAAGGGCCAGGACCCCGACCGGGTCACGTTCAACTACGGTGTCACATCGAACCCCGCCGGCGGGTACTGGAACAAGCTCAACAACGTCCGCCCCATCGTCGACGACGCCGTCGCGTCCGTGGACTGGGAGGCCGCGGCGCGGTTCATCGAGGGCTTCACGTTCGTCCCCGCGAAACGCGACCACCTCGTCGACGTCGCAGTCCTGCAACCCACCGACGAGCAGTGGGGCAAGACGGACTTCAACGGCGGCACCCCGGAGACTGAAGAGCGCGTCCTGACGTCGTACGCCGGCTTCGTCGAGTACGTACGTGAGTACCGCCCCCGCACCGTGCTCCTCGCACGCACCGGCGACGGCATCGAGAACGCCTGCTCCACCAACTCGCAACGAGACACCAACGACCTCGACCTGCCCCACATGCTGCGGCAGATGTTCGCCATCAACCTCCAATCGTTGAAGATGCTCGCCCCCGAGGTCGACCGCATCATCGATGCCACCATCCCCAGTAATCACGGCCGGTGGCGCACAGGCATCAAGCAGGACGCCGGGAACCCGCACGCCGACTTCGGTATCGCCGTCGCCCGGCAGCTCGAGGACACGCAACGCATCCTCGACGTGTTCCCGAACGTCGAGTTCCGCTTCCCCGACAAGCTCATGGAATCCATGACCGTCGACCTCGGCACGCTCCGCGTCGGCATGGTCCACGGCCACCAGGTCAACTCCCCCGACCGCCTCGGCGACTGGTGGGGCAAGCAGGACCACGGCCGCATGCCCACCTGGGATGCCGACGTCCTCCTCGCCGGCCACTTCCACTCCCACCGCAAGTACCAGTCCGGAGACGGACGGTACGTGTTCGTCGGCCCCGCATCCGACAACGGGTCGTCCTGGTTCTCGAACCTGCAGGGCGAACGCGCCACCGCGGGGATGCTGGCCCTCTGCTTCGAAGGCAAACGACACCGGTTCGAGGAGATCCTCTAGGGGTTAAACCCCGCCGGCTTCACACCCACCGAATGAAGGGGTGAGCATCATGATGGAGCGGGAGCGTGTTCACGGGTAAGGCCGGGCGCGCAATCGACGGCGCCCTCGACCACATCCTGCGGCAACGGAAGCAGACCGCGAAGCAGGAAGCCGAACGCGCCTCCGTGGAGTGGCTGCTCTGGTACGTCGTCGACGGGTCACGCGTCCTCATCGACGCACCCCTCTCGGACCGCCTCCACTGGCTCTCCGAAGTCGACGCCGCCCTCCACGTCGCAGGCCTCGAACGCCCGGCCGCTGAAGAGGTCACGGAGCCCACCGCATGAGCACCGTGCACTTCGTGCCAGACGGTGACCTCATCGAGCACGACATCACCTCCGACGACTGCGTGTGCGGCCCCACGACCCAGCCGGTCGAGTGGGACGACGGCACCACCGGGTGGCTCGTCACACACGCCAGCCTCGACGGCCGCGAAGTCGTCCCATCCGAAGCGTTCACGTTCGAGATCCCCGGAGGCGCGCAGAAGGCGCCCGACACGGAGGTGCTGCAGCAGGCAGCAGACGCCCTCGAACACCGCCTCACTCGTCACGACGAACCGAGGGAGCCGTCCAATGGATGACCGCGTGTCCCGCCTCCTCGACAAGGCAGAGCAGGCGGCCGACCAGAACAACCTCGACCAGGCGGAGACGTATCGCATCCTCGCCGGTCAGGTCGCGTATGGCCAGGTGGCGCCGCAGTGGTCACACGGATGCATCGTGTTCACCGCCCGCTGGGTAGACCGCGGACGCGAGTAACCCCGGAGGTCGCCATGATCGGTCAGGTCGCGATCATCTCCGGACACGGGTGGGCGGCACGCCTCGTCCAGGTGGTCACGAGGTCGGCTCATAATCACGTTGTGATCGGCATCGGGAACGACATCTGCGTCTCCGCGGAACCAAGAGGCGCGATCCTCCGCCCCACCAGCTACTACCCCGACCGAGGCGACCGCATCACCTGGTCCCGGTTCAACCTCACCCCCGACCAAGCCGACGCCATCGCAGACTGGGCATTCGACGCCGAAGGCACCGAGTACTCCTGGATCGACTTCGTCTACGCCGGCATCGCCTCACTCCTGAAACAACACACCCCACGGTTCATCCGCGAACGCGTCGCATCCCCCGACCGGCTGATCTGCTCACAGCTCGCCGACCTCGCACTCCAAGCCGGCGGCATCCACCTGTTCGCAGACCAACGCCCCTACGGAGCCGTCACTCCCGCCGACTTCGCCCAAGTCTTCATCGACCACGGATGGACCGACCAGGCCTGAAGCTTCCTCACCGGATGCGACGCACCGAACCCCGCGACGCACGAGCCGGCTCCGGCTCGGGGAACTCCTCCAGCGCCATCGGGATAGACGGCGACACCAGGATCGTGAGCCACCGGTCATCAGCGAGACGGAACTGCACCGTCCCCTCGGCGATCTCCCCGCCGTCGTTACGCAGATCCGCGAGGACCCGACCATCGTTCGTCTCGAACCTCTGCCCGCCATAGTGCAGCACATACTTCGCCATACCCACACCATCCCACTCGACGCCGACAACGGCGAGAGCCCCAGACGCGGGACAGGCGCCCGTCGAAGAGGTGAACGCACATGGCGAAGCCAGCAACGTTCGACTCTCACGCACGTGTACGCGCGCGGAAGCTGTTCGACGAGGGCATGTCGTGCAACGCCATAGCGCGTGAGCTCGGCGTCTCGGCGTCGACGATCTCTCGTTGGGCGAAGGGTGAGGGGTTGTCGTTCGACCGGTCGGCGACCGCGGCGGCTTCTGCTGCTGTCGAGGTGGATGCGCGTGCACGTCGGACGCTGATCCGTTCTCGCCTGTACGGGCGTGTGGAGAAGCTGCTGTCGTCTGTGGAGGCGGAGACGTTCAAGACGTTGGTGCCGTCGGGCCCGGGCGAGCAGTCGACGCGGACACTGGACTATGTGCCGTCGAACGATGAGCGGAACATCTCGACGTCGATCGCGAACTATCTGAAGGAGGCCCGCGAGCTCGAGCGGGCTGATGACGACCGTGGTGTCGGGTCGGCGGAGTCGCTGCTGGGTGCTCTGGCGCGGGAGTTGGGGCTGGAGCCTGCGGATGGTTGACGTGCTCGACGGCGCCCCCGTGCTCTCCTGCCTGGGTGCGACGCAGCAGACCGCGTTGCGTGGCATGAAGGCACGCGTGAACATCCTCGAGGGCGCGATCCGGTCGGGCAAGACGATCGTGTCGCTGCTGCGGTTCCTCATCGCGGTGGTGTTCGCGCGTGGAGGCGCGATCGTCGTCGTCGCCCGCACCCGTGACTCGGCGTACCGGAACGTGTTCGCCCCGCTGATGGACCCGGCCCTGTTCGGCCGGCTCGCGTTCCTCGTGTCCTACAACTCGGGTGCGCCGACGGCGAAGATCCTGGGCCGCACCGTGCACGTCCTCGGCGCGTCGGATGCGAAGGCGGAGAAGGTGCTCCGTGGTCTCACGGTCGCTCTCGCGTACGTGGATGAGGTCACCGTCATCCCGGAGGAGTTCTTCACCCAGCTGCTGGGCCGTATGAGCCCACCGAACGCGCAACTCTTCGGCACGACCAACCCGGACTCGCCGGCGCACTGGCTGAAGGTCAAGTTCCTCGACCGCATCGGCACCGACCTCGTCGGCTGGGTGTCGTTCCACTTCACCCTCGACGACAACCCAGGCCTGACCGAGCAGTACAAGCTGTCGATCAAGGCCGAGTTCACGGGCCTCTGGTACAAGCGGTTCGTGCTCGGCGAGTGGGTCGCCGCCGAGGGCGCGATCTTCGACATGTGGGACCCCGACATCCACACGATCCCGTGGGACGACCTGCCCGAGATGCAGGAACTCATCGCCGTGGGCGTGGACTACGGCACCACAAACCCGACCGCAGCGATCATCCTCGGCATCAGCGCCGAGCACGACGGGTACGGGCGCCCCCGCCGGCGCCTGTTCTTCGTCGACGAGTTCCGGCACGACTCGAAGACGGCGCAGCAGAAACTCACCGATGCGCAGCTCTCCGAACGGCTGCGGGCATGGCTCGACGAGAACCACCTGCCACCGTCCACAGGGACACGCCTCCGACCCCGGTACGTGATCCTCGACCCGTCGGCCGCATCGTTCATGGTGCAGCTCCACTCCGACGGCGTCACCGCAGCGCAGGCCGACAACGAGGTGCTGTACGGCATCCGCACCGTCGCTTCCCTCCTCGCCGCAGGGAAGCTGCTCGTCGCCCGCCCCACCACGCAGAACCCTGATCGCGGATGCCCCGGCTTCATCGCCGAAGCACCCGGTTACGCGTGGGACCCGGAGGCGACGCTGAAGGGCGTCGACAAGCCGATCAAGGTCGCGGACCACTCACTCGACGGCGGACGCTACTCCGTCGTCACGACCGAGCGCATCTGGCGTTCCCGCATCGACTTCGCTCTCGCTGCCTGAAACGGAGGCCCGCATGGCTGACACGTGGCCTCCCGAACCATTCGACATCGCGTTCGCCCGATTCCGCGAGCTCGACGCCTGGTACACCGGAGACGCGCAGACCCTCGCGGAGATCTACTCCGGGCAGGCGGCCGCTGCAGCGCCCACGCACACC harbors:
- a CDS encoding helix-turn-helix domain-containing protein, with protein sequence MAKPATFDSHARVRARKLFDEGMSCNAIARELGVSASTISRWAKGEGLSFDRSATAAASAAVEVDARARRTLIRSRLYGRVEKLLSSVEAETFKTLVPSGPGEQSTRTLDYVPSNDERNISTSIANYLKEARELERADDDRGVGSAESLLGALARELGLEPADG
- a CDS encoding phage terminase large subunit, whose protein sequence is MVDVLDGAPVLSCLGATQQTALRGMKARVNILEGAIRSGKTIVSLLRFLIAVVFARGGAIVVVARTRDSAYRNVFAPLMDPALFGRLAFLVSYNSGAPTAKILGRTVHVLGASDAKAEKVLRGLTVALAYVDEVTVIPEEFFTQLLGRMSPPNAQLFGTTNPDSPAHWLKVKFLDRIGTDLVGWVSFHFTLDDNPGLTEQYKLSIKAEFTGLWYKRFVLGEWVAAEGAIFDMWDPDIHTIPWDDLPEMQELIAVGVDYGTTNPTAAIILGISAEHDGYGRPRRRLFFVDEFRHDSKTAQQKLTDAQLSERLRAWLDENHLPPSTGTRLRPRYVILDPSAASFMVQLHSDGVTAAQADNEVLYGIRTVASLLAAGKLLVARPTTQNPDRGCPGFIAEAPGYAWDPEATLKGVDKPIKVADHSLDGGRYSVVTTERIWRSRIDFALAA